Proteins from a single region of Apis mellifera strain DH4 linkage group LG7, Amel_HAv3.1, whole genome shotgun sequence:
- the LOC551130 gene encoding protein tincar isoform X1: MSMTGSLMGYENNNEINQAKCKKPLKPLPIVSSINSSGITTANKTKKPRRSARRSSCIRGHVNSLWSVWYGVLAVAFQAYIGLRYAKRFAAYLSLPWPADAPPPKVELYACLVLAGAGVVLLPVLLGAAFLKLGNLANDGVKLGRHLSACSRDPPSSLLTNNPDHSLANNLWRHGGPTAAFVHLCTAMCFLLPSLLMEARLIHAGFLPKETIWRTDLDWLVTHRDRLVVSSFMNPTVNLSILTGFITPQPFVTLIPDDESTDNTGNDITTVKSELIDLINKSIAVESRHQETTRYNGLFRAASNGLATSDTRVPSTTSALPAKGATSTTPSTREIIIDAPKTPSTILNSTMPANGSASSITTTTMRTTSIDAATMTTMTATLLTTRSDARASTRTAEMGKIATATGTATTAVAASTLASTFPSTTSSMKYGNTVKRPITTKTIVKNNSLKSKSKTKNVGRNSTTIRPKTISVGNMTAQSMSLTMNSLADLDHPEKLNLELQSAESYGPITLEYLNYAVALGVYSVRYPAVFWSCNKPLATIFSFQLIVNSAQSLLAYVGMSVLYKVQVMGPLKVLPVLRQQYRTISTTSSISTIFGDSYFLLNPHVTLVLFALSSLLVLCSSMVMYFYAYGRFTAFLNHERERRIILSKENRNGNGWIYFIHCTALCVFLAIAICSAPLLYDYSVVYRGSLDGAILACLVATVLHLFLWLVLWIFLTIKQRWTFKLRVTIGRATVRSARSVKLVTDVDLLSARDDEDGTNAPLLVVGNGRTYTIADASPKKAIMSVIQKAAIERKARAQGNTDSVNGDSVADDEQIYWLRPKLRPSPTRSPNENGAPATEKGWLNKKLKPKVTFNDLPSTSGSRNKGKIRRGNGDGGPEDDGDYATLRELPLITSLDPADDSTSEENKWERWLISRRDGIPKFGNLLECVNDDQVTYYASANRDLQPSEGDPSPLLTPDPLPDSSSEPLPLPPPTPSPTPTPTCAPTTEVVTALLTTNTQTNGGHTPRCLRRADSGMPHEELTPRSDSSNSPPLDAVVGGNSGAGSVAGHSNASSHSETSSSGVHSNASNGSNSSCQRRATSVDDVTSGNCATNVAEQRDNEEPRDQWRSCSLQRGIQPPTAAIAFSPPNSRPGTSHSFSSPQYANHVPLFANASSNANANPSVNNTVTSVSGSTNVNVNNDIAATVGQGCPAVILENPNEATVVIRRKLSRTKLTEPLNPNEEPFGRSTNMRMTSFTESNDVRVHASSATLPHYPTQPVVTYPHCSTMPLPHASHSMAGSHMGGSSGSCGSVPRHAFVPPQVHSTVPAHTTLPSHHNGVRLLPGIAPAPNNPFVKRFPPVQLHTQPWALPGHHTFPQASQVNGKLTTTAQIRQSDRDSANFSMASSGDSDTCLPH; encoded by the exons ATGTCAATGACGGGAAGCTTAATGGGTTACGAGAACAATAACGAGATAAATCAAGCAAAGTGTAAGAAGCCGTTAAAACCGCTTCCGATAGTGTCTAGCATAAATTCCAGTGGTATTACAACAGCCAACAAAACGAAAAAACCCCGAAGATCGGCCAGACGCAGCTCTTGTATACGAGGTCACGTGAATAGTTTGTGGTCCGTCTGGTACGGTGTTTTGGCGGTCGCTTTTCAAGCTTACATCGGGTTAAGATACGCGAAAAGGTTCGCCG CGTATTTATCGTTACCTTGGCCTGCGGACGCTCCACCGCCAAAGGTGGAGTTGTACGCGTGCTTGGTGCTGGCCGGTGCTGGAGTCGTTTTGCTGCCCGTTCTTCTCGGCGCGGCATTTTTAAAGCTCGGCAACCTGGCGAACGATGGGGTGAAACTTGGCCGCCATTTGAGCGCGTGTTCGCGCGATCCGCCTTCGTCCCTGCTCACCAACAATCCCGACCACA GTTTGGCAAACAATTTATGGCGGCACGGGGGTCCCACGGCCGCTTTCGTGCACCTTTGTACAGCCATGTGCTTCCTCCTACCCTCGCTTCTCATGGAGGCTAGGCTGATACACGCTGGATTTTTGCCAAAAG aaACGATATGGCGTACGGATCTGGATTGGCTGGTGACTCATCGCGATCGGCTGGTCGTGTCGAGCTTCATGAATCCGACCGTAAATCTTAGCATCTTAACCGGTTTCATAACGCCCCAACCTTTCGTCACTTTAATACCCGACGACGAATCGACCGATAACACAGGGAACGATATTACCACCGTGAAATCAGAATTGATCGATCTTATCAATAAATCGATCGCGGTCGAATCTCGACACCAGGAGACTACAAGGTATAACGGGTTATTTCGAGCGGCGAGTAACGGTTTAGCAACATCTGATACTCGAGTTCCGAGTACCACTTCCGCCCTACCTGCCAAAGGAGCTACAAGTACTACTCCCTCGACTCGAGAAATCATTATCGATGCACCGAAAACACCGTCCACGATTTTGAACTCGACGATGCCCGCCAATGGCAGTGCATCGTCGATTACAACGACGACAATGAGAACGACGAGTATAGACGCGGCAACAATGACAACGATGACGGCAACGTTGTTGACAACTAGGAGCGACGCGCGGGCATCGACGAGAACGGCGGAGATGGGAAAGATAGCTACTGCTACTGGAACCGCGACCACCGCCGTGGCAGCGTCGACGCTCGCGTCCACTTTTCCCTCGACGACCAGCTCGATGAAGTATGGGAATACTGTTAAGCGACCAATCACCACCAAAacgatcgttaaaaataatagtttaaagAGCAAGTCGAAAACGAAGAACGTAGGAAGAAATTCGACGACGATCAGACCGAAGACTATCTCTGTTGGAAATATGACCGCGCAGAGCATGTCGTTAACGATGAACAGCTTGGCTGATTTGGATCATCCGGAAAAGTTGAATCTTGAATTACAATCAG CTGAATCGTACGGACCTATCACTCTCGAGTATTTGAATTACGCAGTCGCTCTTGGCGTATATTCCGTGAGGTATCCGGCGGTTTTTTGGTCGTGCAATAAACCATTGGCCACAATTTTTAGCTTCCAGTTAATCGTCAATTCCGCCCAGAGCTTATTGGCCTACGTTGGAATGTCCGTTCTTTACAAG GTCCAAGTAATGGGGCCTTTGAAGGTGCTACCAGTTCTTCGTCAACAGTATCGTACGATATCAACCACAAGCAGCATATCGACCATTTTCGGGGACTCGTACTTTTTGCTGAATCCACATGTTACGCTCGTTCTGTTCgctctctcctcccttttgGTGCTTTGCTCAAGCATGGTGATGTATTTCTACGCTTACGGCAG ATTCACAGCGTTTCTAAATCACGAACGTGAGCGTCGAATCATCTTGTCAAAGGAGAACCGAAACGGGAACGGTTGGATATACTTTATCCATTGTACCGCTTTATGCGTATTCCTTGCAATCGCGATATGCAGCGCGCCGTTGCTCTACGACTACAGTGTCGTGTACCGTGGCAGCCTGGACGGTGCAATTTTAGCATGTCTTGTCGCCACCGTCCTGCATCTCTTCCTGTGGCTGGTTTTATGGATATTCCTCACGATAAAGCAACGCTGGACGTTCAAATTGCGAGTGACTATCGGCCGTGCAACCGTTAGATCCGCAAGATCGGTGAAGCTCGTGACCGACGTCGATCTGTTATCGGCCAGGGACGATGAGGACGGAACCAATGCGCCGTTGCTGGTTGTCGGTAACGGCAGGACGTACACTATTGCCGACGCTTCACCGAAAAAGGCTATCATGAGCGTGATACAAAAGGCAGCTATCGAGAGGAAAGCGCGAGCTCAAG GAAACACTGATTCGGTTAACGGCGATTCAGTGGCCGACGATGAACAAATCTATTGGTTGAGACCGAAATTGCGCCCGTCGCCGACTAGATCGCCGAACGAGAACGGTGCACCAGCCACGGAGAAAGGATGGCTGAACAAGAAATTGAAACCCAAGGTCACCTTTAACGACCTGCCTAGTACGTCAGGCTCGCG taataaaggaaaaatcagACGAGGCAATGGTGACGGAGGCCCTGAAGATGACGGAGATTACGCCACGTTACGGGAATTACCGTTAATTACGTCGTTGGATCCGGCCGATGATTCAACATCCGAAGAGAACAAG TGGGAAAGATGGCTGATATCTCGTAGGGACGGTATACCTAAATTTGGAAAC CTGCTCGAGTGCGTGAACGATGACCAAGTGACGTACTACGCGAGTGCAAACCGCGATCTGCAACCTTCGGAAGGCGACCCTTCGCCTCTCTTGACTCCAGACCCTTTGCCCGATTCCTCCTCGGAGCCACTTCCACTGCCACCTCCGACTCCGTCTCCAACTCCGACTCCGACTTGTGCACCGACTACCGAAGTTGTCACGGCGTTACTAACCACTAACACCCAG ACGAACGGAGGACACACGCCACGATGCTTGCGCCGAGCAGATTCAGGAATGCCGCACGAGGAATTGACGCCTCGCTCGGATTCCTCCAATTCTCCACCGTTGGACGCCGTGGTGGGGGGTAATAGCGGAGCCGGCTCGGTGGCGGGGCACAGTAACGCGAGCAGCCACAGCGAAACGTCCTCTAGCGGCGTGCACAGTAACGCAAGCAATGGGAGCAACAGCAGCTGTCAACGGCGAGCGACCAGCGTGGACGACGTGACAAGTGGCAACTGCGCCACGAACGTTGCCGAGCAACGAGATAACGAGGAGCCGCGCGACCAGTGGCGCAGTTGTTCCCTGCAACGCGGGATTCAGCCACCGACCGCTGCCATCGCGTTTTCACCGCCGAATAGTCGTCCCGGCACCAGCCATTCCTTTTCCTCGCCTCAGTACGCGAACCACGTGCCGCTGTTCGCCAATGCGAGTTCAAACGCGAACGCTAATCCCAGCGTGAACAACACGGTGACGAGCGTGAGTGGGAGCACGAACGTTAACGTGAACAACGATATCGCCGCCACGGTTGGCCAAGGATGCCCGGCCGTTATCCTCGAGAATCCGAACGAGGCGACCGTGGTGATACGGCGGAAGCTGTCCAGGACGAAGTTGACGGAGCCCTTGAACCCGAACGAGGAGCCGTTCGGCCGGTCCACCAACATGAGGATGACGTCATTCACGGAGAGCAACGACGTTCGCGTTCACGCCTCGTCCGCGACGTTGCCGCATTACCCGACCCAACCTGTGGTGACGTACCCGCATTGCTCCACCATGCCTCTGCCCCACGCCTCTCACAGTATGGCCGGATCACACATGGGCGGCTCGAGCGGGAGCTGTGGATCCGTGCCGAGGCACGCTTTCGTTCCACCGCAGGTACACTCGACGGTGCCCGCGCACACTACTTTACCGTCCCATCACAACGGCGTCAGACTTCTCCCCGGCATAGCGCCCGCCCCCAACAATCCTTTCGTCAAGAGGTTCCCGCCTGTACAACTGCACACGCAGCCCTGGGCGCTGCCCGGCCACCACACCTTCCCCCAAGCGTCCCAAGTTAACGGCAAGCTGACCACCACCGCCCAGATCAGGCAGAGCGATCGCGACTCGGCAAACTTTTCCATGGCCAGTAGCGGTGATTCCGACACGTGTTTGCCTCACTAG
- the LOC551130 gene encoding protein tincar isoform X3 produces the protein MSMTGSLMGYENNNEINQAKCKKPLKPLPIVSSINSSGITTANKTKKPRRSARRSSCIRGHVNSLWSVWYGVLAVAFQAYIGLRYAKRFAAYLSLPWPADAPPPKVELYACLVLAGAGVVLLPVLLGAAFLKLGNLANDGVKLGRHLSACSRDPPSSLLTNNPDHSLANNLWRHGGPTAAFVHLCTAMCFLLPSLLMEARLIHAGFLPKETIWRTDLDWLVTHRDRLVVSSFMNPTVNLSILTGFITPQPFVTLIPDDESTDNTGNDITTVKSELIDLINKSIAVESRHQETTRYNGLFRAASNGLATSDTRVPSTTSALPAKGATSTTPSTREIIIDAPKTPSTILNSTMPANGSASSITTTTMRTTSIDAATMTTMTATLLTTRSDARASTRTAEMGKIATATGTATTAVAASTLASTFPSTTSSMKYGNTVKRPITTKTIVKNNSLKSKSKTKNVGRNSTTIRPKTISVGNMTAQSMSLTMNSLADLDHPEKLNLELQSAESYGPITLEYLNYAVALGVYSVRYPAVFWSCNKPLATIFSFQLIVNSAQSLLAYVGMSVLYKVQVMGPLKVLPVLRQQYRTISTTSSISTIFGDSYFLLNPHVTLVLFALSSLLVLCSSMVMYFYAYGRFTAFLNHERERRIILSKENRNGNGWIYFIHCTALCVFLAIAICSAPLLYDYSVVYRGSLDGAILACLVATVLHLFLWLVLWIFLTIKQRWTFKLRVTIGRATVRSARSVKLVTDVDLLSARDDEDGTNAPLLVVGNGRTYTIADASPKKAIMSVIQKAAIERKARAQGNTDSVNGDSVADDEQIYWLRPKLRPSPTRSPNENGAPATEKGWLNKKLKPKVTFNDLPSTSGSRNKGKIRRGNGDGGPEDDGDYATLRELPLITSLDPADDSTSEENKWERWLISRRDGIPKFGNTNGGHTPRCLRRADSGMPHEELTPRSDSSNSPPLDAVVGGNSGAGSVAGHSNASSHSETSSSGVHSNASNGSNSSCQRRATSVDDVTSGNCATNVAEQRDNEEPRDQWRSCSLQRGIQPPTAAIAFSPPNSRPGTSHSFSSPQYANHVPLFANASSNANANPSVNNTVTSVSGSTNVNVNNDIAATVGQGCPAVILENPNEATVVIRRKLSRTKLTEPLNPNEEPFGRSTNMRMTSFTESNDVRVHASSATLPHYPTQPVVTYPHCSTMPLPHASHSMAGSHMGGSSGSCGSVPRHAFVPPQVHSTVPAHTTLPSHHNGVRLLPGIAPAPNNPFVKRFPPVQLHTQPWALPGHHTFPQASQVNGKLTTTAQIRQSDRDSANFSMASSGDSDTCLPH, from the exons ATGTCAATGACGGGAAGCTTAATGGGTTACGAGAACAATAACGAGATAAATCAAGCAAAGTGTAAGAAGCCGTTAAAACCGCTTCCGATAGTGTCTAGCATAAATTCCAGTGGTATTACAACAGCCAACAAAACGAAAAAACCCCGAAGATCGGCCAGACGCAGCTCTTGTATACGAGGTCACGTGAATAGTTTGTGGTCCGTCTGGTACGGTGTTTTGGCGGTCGCTTTTCAAGCTTACATCGGGTTAAGATACGCGAAAAGGTTCGCCG CGTATTTATCGTTACCTTGGCCTGCGGACGCTCCACCGCCAAAGGTGGAGTTGTACGCGTGCTTGGTGCTGGCCGGTGCTGGAGTCGTTTTGCTGCCCGTTCTTCTCGGCGCGGCATTTTTAAAGCTCGGCAACCTGGCGAACGATGGGGTGAAACTTGGCCGCCATTTGAGCGCGTGTTCGCGCGATCCGCCTTCGTCCCTGCTCACCAACAATCCCGACCACA GTTTGGCAAACAATTTATGGCGGCACGGGGGTCCCACGGCCGCTTTCGTGCACCTTTGTACAGCCATGTGCTTCCTCCTACCCTCGCTTCTCATGGAGGCTAGGCTGATACACGCTGGATTTTTGCCAAAAG aaACGATATGGCGTACGGATCTGGATTGGCTGGTGACTCATCGCGATCGGCTGGTCGTGTCGAGCTTCATGAATCCGACCGTAAATCTTAGCATCTTAACCGGTTTCATAACGCCCCAACCTTTCGTCACTTTAATACCCGACGACGAATCGACCGATAACACAGGGAACGATATTACCACCGTGAAATCAGAATTGATCGATCTTATCAATAAATCGATCGCGGTCGAATCTCGACACCAGGAGACTACAAGGTATAACGGGTTATTTCGAGCGGCGAGTAACGGTTTAGCAACATCTGATACTCGAGTTCCGAGTACCACTTCCGCCCTACCTGCCAAAGGAGCTACAAGTACTACTCCCTCGACTCGAGAAATCATTATCGATGCACCGAAAACACCGTCCACGATTTTGAACTCGACGATGCCCGCCAATGGCAGTGCATCGTCGATTACAACGACGACAATGAGAACGACGAGTATAGACGCGGCAACAATGACAACGATGACGGCAACGTTGTTGACAACTAGGAGCGACGCGCGGGCATCGACGAGAACGGCGGAGATGGGAAAGATAGCTACTGCTACTGGAACCGCGACCACCGCCGTGGCAGCGTCGACGCTCGCGTCCACTTTTCCCTCGACGACCAGCTCGATGAAGTATGGGAATACTGTTAAGCGACCAATCACCACCAAAacgatcgttaaaaataatagtttaaagAGCAAGTCGAAAACGAAGAACGTAGGAAGAAATTCGACGACGATCAGACCGAAGACTATCTCTGTTGGAAATATGACCGCGCAGAGCATGTCGTTAACGATGAACAGCTTGGCTGATTTGGATCATCCGGAAAAGTTGAATCTTGAATTACAATCAG CTGAATCGTACGGACCTATCACTCTCGAGTATTTGAATTACGCAGTCGCTCTTGGCGTATATTCCGTGAGGTATCCGGCGGTTTTTTGGTCGTGCAATAAACCATTGGCCACAATTTTTAGCTTCCAGTTAATCGTCAATTCCGCCCAGAGCTTATTGGCCTACGTTGGAATGTCCGTTCTTTACAAG GTCCAAGTAATGGGGCCTTTGAAGGTGCTACCAGTTCTTCGTCAACAGTATCGTACGATATCAACCACAAGCAGCATATCGACCATTTTCGGGGACTCGTACTTTTTGCTGAATCCACATGTTACGCTCGTTCTGTTCgctctctcctcccttttgGTGCTTTGCTCAAGCATGGTGATGTATTTCTACGCTTACGGCAG ATTCACAGCGTTTCTAAATCACGAACGTGAGCGTCGAATCATCTTGTCAAAGGAGAACCGAAACGGGAACGGTTGGATATACTTTATCCATTGTACCGCTTTATGCGTATTCCTTGCAATCGCGATATGCAGCGCGCCGTTGCTCTACGACTACAGTGTCGTGTACCGTGGCAGCCTGGACGGTGCAATTTTAGCATGTCTTGTCGCCACCGTCCTGCATCTCTTCCTGTGGCTGGTTTTATGGATATTCCTCACGATAAAGCAACGCTGGACGTTCAAATTGCGAGTGACTATCGGCCGTGCAACCGTTAGATCCGCAAGATCGGTGAAGCTCGTGACCGACGTCGATCTGTTATCGGCCAGGGACGATGAGGACGGAACCAATGCGCCGTTGCTGGTTGTCGGTAACGGCAGGACGTACACTATTGCCGACGCTTCACCGAAAAAGGCTATCATGAGCGTGATACAAAAGGCAGCTATCGAGAGGAAAGCGCGAGCTCAAG GAAACACTGATTCGGTTAACGGCGATTCAGTGGCCGACGATGAACAAATCTATTGGTTGAGACCGAAATTGCGCCCGTCGCCGACTAGATCGCCGAACGAGAACGGTGCACCAGCCACGGAGAAAGGATGGCTGAACAAGAAATTGAAACCCAAGGTCACCTTTAACGACCTGCCTAGTACGTCAGGCTCGCG taataaaggaaaaatcagACGAGGCAATGGTGACGGAGGCCCTGAAGATGACGGAGATTACGCCACGTTACGGGAATTACCGTTAATTACGTCGTTGGATCCGGCCGATGATTCAACATCCGAAGAGAACAAG TGGGAAAGATGGCTGATATCTCGTAGGGACGGTATACCTAAATTTGGAAAC ACGAACGGAGGACACACGCCACGATGCTTGCGCCGAGCAGATTCAGGAATGCCGCACGAGGAATTGACGCCTCGCTCGGATTCCTCCAATTCTCCACCGTTGGACGCCGTGGTGGGGGGTAATAGCGGAGCCGGCTCGGTGGCGGGGCACAGTAACGCGAGCAGCCACAGCGAAACGTCCTCTAGCGGCGTGCACAGTAACGCAAGCAATGGGAGCAACAGCAGCTGTCAACGGCGAGCGACCAGCGTGGACGACGTGACAAGTGGCAACTGCGCCACGAACGTTGCCGAGCAACGAGATAACGAGGAGCCGCGCGACCAGTGGCGCAGTTGTTCCCTGCAACGCGGGATTCAGCCACCGACCGCTGCCATCGCGTTTTCACCGCCGAATAGTCGTCCCGGCACCAGCCATTCCTTTTCCTCGCCTCAGTACGCGAACCACGTGCCGCTGTTCGCCAATGCGAGTTCAAACGCGAACGCTAATCCCAGCGTGAACAACACGGTGACGAGCGTGAGTGGGAGCACGAACGTTAACGTGAACAACGATATCGCCGCCACGGTTGGCCAAGGATGCCCGGCCGTTATCCTCGAGAATCCGAACGAGGCGACCGTGGTGATACGGCGGAAGCTGTCCAGGACGAAGTTGACGGAGCCCTTGAACCCGAACGAGGAGCCGTTCGGCCGGTCCACCAACATGAGGATGACGTCATTCACGGAGAGCAACGACGTTCGCGTTCACGCCTCGTCCGCGACGTTGCCGCATTACCCGACCCAACCTGTGGTGACGTACCCGCATTGCTCCACCATGCCTCTGCCCCACGCCTCTCACAGTATGGCCGGATCACACATGGGCGGCTCGAGCGGGAGCTGTGGATCCGTGCCGAGGCACGCTTTCGTTCCACCGCAGGTACACTCGACGGTGCCCGCGCACACTACTTTACCGTCCCATCACAACGGCGTCAGACTTCTCCCCGGCATAGCGCCCGCCCCCAACAATCCTTTCGTCAAGAGGTTCCCGCCTGTACAACTGCACACGCAGCCCTGGGCGCTGCCCGGCCACCACACCTTCCCCCAAGCGTCCCAAGTTAACGGCAAGCTGACCACCACCGCCCAGATCAGGCAGAGCGATCGCGACTCGGCAAACTTTTCCATGGCCAGTAGCGGTGATTCCGACACGTGTTTGCCTCACTAG